The Segatella copri genome contains a region encoding:
- a CDS encoding ATP-binding protein, protein MSDKLSKAELHAQKACELEAFKSIKLDALKDKVTQMLAHIGDGRIFDQYTKHDISHINKMLESLDYIIPQETQDKMTGADWMLIVTATYFHDLGMLVTRNEYENRNSSGEYKVFRQAYLDKDENTVSLSSLSAEDQERFIYQEFVRHHHGDRIASWIRNEDNAWCYTDPKILEIIASMISGLRPMFKDDLATICESHNLDDLDDFEKYKVEKAYGTSPQEKGNVFYAALIVRTADLLHITSDRTPSIEYAIISPTNPISQEEWAKQNAVSSVSPKIAEDQDGNKNDALPKDTFEVSAFFEKEDGFFSLIEYLKYAREELKNNHRLNEIAKKKYASKYDYPWKDIDDSTIQAKNFERRQLSFTIDQQKILSLLVGETLYNNLSVSLRELAQNAIDAVKVKLYELQEEHKDEEYTPRVDVYWDASNRELMVCDNGTGMNMDIIENHLLKVGSSRYQDAEFQKKHPNYNSISRFGIGLLTCFLIADDVDILTQMDEKEKPLLLKIRNVHGKYLLKHGAEKDSNLKITSKTGTSIKLKVRPSVKKFAPEQILATWILIPNCEFYYHEAGADRQIGYLSPKHLLESVLKAKGISLSDTKYKIKDYNNNGIELAILLSYNSFMKEYSMVEASNMWLDQKDTVVTPWGMSIEGIRIDENTPGYNGHPFVAYANMTGKEAPKTNVARSNVNSSSVSKMLEAIYGLYLNNIETQQKDLQKDFSVTWVAEEMTWLLNAFLLRQDQYNRTDFSDREILKEKLSESEILLIEKEDKRKFCSLKDLESNGHFWTMESEAFAAANRLLKEIKSTDKSAISLLKTLYGEEQAHLKDIDMLLCKQRYYNLMDDLILSKFEIAKISINEEQRRLDLYWSLKGKEDKWIVVYTDKHQRRYGTGRNMMFVQTSTEQLFDDNYDAIRSSYGLIVPKNSGLSDFFVDLLSKLNLEDEDDIAILENVASFISDMFSKYREGINYDWKKQIAREFDRASNPSFYSFVFGKISEDDLVSACSNCKFRLYDTSRWYRDKTRN, encoded by the coding sequence ATGTCAGATAAATTATCTAAAGCAGAACTTCATGCGCAAAAAGCATGCGAGTTGGAAGCATTTAAATCCATCAAGTTAGATGCCTTGAAGGACAAAGTCACACAAATGCTCGCCCATATCGGTGATGGCAGAATTTTTGACCAATATACAAAGCATGATATATCCCACATCAACAAGATGTTGGAGTCATTGGATTATATCATTCCACAGGAAACCCAGGATAAGATGACTGGAGCAGACTGGATGCTCATTGTTACTGCTACTTATTTCCATGATTTAGGTATGCTCGTTACTCGCAATGAGTATGAAAACAGAAATTCATCTGGTGAATATAAGGTTTTTAGACAAGCATATCTTGACAAGGATGAAAATACAGTTTCTCTTTCCTCTTTATCTGCCGAGGATCAAGAACGCTTTATTTATCAAGAGTTCGTAAGACACCATCATGGAGACAGAATAGCCAGTTGGATAAGAAATGAAGATAATGCATGGTGCTATACAGACCCAAAGATATTGGAGATAATCGCATCTATGATTTCAGGCCTCCGTCCGATGTTCAAAGATGATTTGGCTACAATCTGTGAAAGTCATAATCTTGATGACTTGGACGATTTTGAAAAGTATAAGGTTGAAAAAGCCTATGGAACTTCGCCACAGGAAAAAGGAAATGTGTTTTATGCTGCATTGATAGTAAGAACAGCAGACTTGCTCCATATAACAAGCGACAGAACTCCTTCAATTGAGTATGCTATCATATCTCCAACTAATCCTATTAGTCAGGAAGAATGGGCCAAGCAAAATGCTGTGTCAAGTGTCTCTCCGAAAATTGCTGAAGACCAAGATGGAAACAAAAATGATGCATTACCAAAAGATACCTTTGAAGTGTCCGCATTCTTTGAAAAAGAAGACGGTTTCTTTTCTTTAATAGAGTATTTAAAGTATGCGCGTGAGGAGTTAAAGAACAACCATCGTCTAAATGAGATAGCCAAGAAAAAATATGCCTCTAAATATGATTATCCTTGGAAAGATATTGATGACTCGACTATTCAGGCAAAGAATTTTGAGCGTAGACAACTTTCGTTTACTATTGACCAACAGAAAATACTGAGTTTGTTGGTAGGCGAAACATTATATAATAATCTATCAGTATCTCTTAGAGAGTTGGCACAGAATGCTATTGATGCAGTCAAAGTAAAACTTTATGAATTACAGGAAGAGCATAAAGATGAAGAATATACCCCAAGGGTAGATGTTTATTGGGATGCATCGAATCGAGAACTTATGGTTTGTGACAATGGAACTGGCATGAATATGGATATTATAGAGAATCACTTGCTGAAAGTTGGATCTTCAAGGTATCAAGATGCTGAATTTCAGAAAAAACACCCAAACTATAATTCCATCAGCAGATTTGGCATCGGACTTCTCACATGTTTCTTGATAGCTGATGATGTTGATATTTTGACACAAATGGACGAAAAGGAGAAGCCTCTTCTTTTGAAAATAAGAAATGTCCATGGAAAGTATTTACTGAAGCATGGTGCGGAAAAAGATTCGAACTTGAAGATTACGAGTAAGACAGGAACTTCTATTAAATTAAAAGTGCGTCCGTCTGTCAAAAAGTTTGCTCCAGAACAAATTCTTGCCACATGGATTCTTATACCAAACTGTGAGTTCTACTATCATGAGGCTGGTGCGGACAGGCAGATTGGATATTTGTCACCAAAGCACTTGTTGGAATCTGTATTAAAGGCTAAGGGAATATCCTTGTCGGATACAAAGTATAAAATAAAAGATTATAATAATAATGGCATAGAATTAGCCATATTGCTGTCGTATAATTCCTTTATGAAGGAGTATTCAATGGTAGAAGCCAGCAATATGTGGCTAGATCAGAAAGATACTGTTGTAACTCCATGGGGAATGAGTATTGAAGGTATCAGAATCGATGAGAATACTCCTGGGTATAATGGCCATCCTTTTGTAGCCTATGCTAATATGACAGGCAAGGAGGCTCCAAAAACAAATGTGGCCCGCTCTAACGTAAATTCGTCCAGTGTGTCGAAAATGTTGGAAGCAATCTATGGATTATATCTCAATAATATAGAAACGCAGCAGAAAGACCTTCAAAAAGATTTTTCTGTGACATGGGTTGCCGAAGAAATGACTTGGCTCTTAAATGCCTTTTTGCTTCGTCAAGACCAATATAACAGGACAGACTTTTCTGATAGAGAAATATTGAAAGAAAAATTATCCGAATCTGAGATTCTTCTTATTGAAAAAGAAGATAAACGAAAATTTTGTTCTTTGAAAGATTTGGAATCTAATGGGCATTTTTGGACAATGGAGAGCGAGGCTTTTGCTGCAGCGAACAGACTGTTGAAAGAAATAAAGTCAACCGACAAGTCTGCAATTTCTTTATTAAAGACATTGTATGGAGAAGAACAGGCTCACCTGAAAGATATAGACATGCTTCTTTGCAAGCAGAGATATTATAATTTGATGGACGATTTAATCTTATCAAAATTTGAAATTGCCAAGATTAGTATTAATGAAGAACAACGTCGATTGGATTTGTATTGGTCTCTTAAAGGAAAAGAAGACAAATGGATTGTTGTTTATACGGATAAACATCAACGTAGATATGGAACGGGTAGAAATATGATGTTTGTTCAGACATCTACAGAACAACTCTTTGATGATAATTATGATGCAATAAGAAGTTCATATGGTTTAATTGTTCCCAAAAACAGTGGATTGTCCGATTTCTTTGTTGATTTGCTATCAAAGCTGAATCTTGAGGATGAAGATGACATTGCTATTCTGGAGAATGTAGCAAGTTTCATATCTGATATGTTCTCAAAATACAGAGAAGGTATAAATTATGATTGGAAAAAGCAAATTGCAAGAGAATTTGATCGTGCATCTAATCCAAGTTTTTATTCTTTTGTTTTTGGAAAGATCTCAGAAGATGATCTGGTTTCCGCTTGCTCTAATTGTAAGTTTAGACTTTATGATACCTCTAGATGGTACAGAGATAAGACACGAAATTAA